One genomic segment of Bacillota bacterium includes these proteins:
- a CDS encoding glycosyltransferase family 2 protein, whose amino-acid sequence MSKLVSYIIPAYNERAYIGNVVRELSKVSLPAGVQYEIVVVDDGSSDGTADYLEAVTDVINLRVHRLPQNRGKGFALREGFRVARGDVVIVCDADSEYSPDDIPKIIQPILEGRAEIVYGSRFLGSISGMKFANRLANKILTATANILFRAKITDEATAYKAFKKEVLDSVNLVCTGFEFCPEVTAKMLKRGYKINEVPIKYTARTVKEGKKIRWQDGFIAIWTLIKYRLID is encoded by the coding sequence ATGTCGAAATTGGTAAGCTATATAATTCCGGCCTACAATGAGCGTGCCTACATAGGAAATGTCGTTAGGGAATTGAGCAAGGTAAGCCTGCCAGCAGGTGTGCAGTATGAGATCGTGGTTGTAGATGACGGGTCTTCGGATGGAACAGCAGATTACCTTGAGGCAGTGACGGATGTCATCAATCTAAGAGTACATCGTTTACCACAGAACCGCGGGAAAGGCTTTGCACTTCGTGAAGGATTTCGAGTTGCAAGGGGTGACGTTGTAATAGTTTGCGATGCCGACTCAGAGTATAGTCCGGACGATATCCCTAAGATAATCCAGCCAATTTTAGAAGGGCGGGCAGAGATTGTATATGGAAGCCGGTTTCTTGGCAGTATAAGCGGCATGAAATTTGCAAACCGCCTTGCAAACAAGATTTTGACAGCAACGGCGAATATTTTATTTCGTGCTAAGATAACAGACGAGGCAACAGCATATAAAGCTTTTAAGAAAGAGGTTCTTGATTCTGTTAATTTGGTCTGCACGGGCTTTGAATTTTGTCCTGAAGTTACCGCAAAGATGCTGAAGAGGGGCTACAAGATCAATGAGGTTCCGATAAAGTATACAGCGAGAACAGTTAAGGAAGGTAAGAAAATAAGGTGGCAGGATGGCTTTATAGCGATCTGGACGTTGATAAAATACCGGTTAATTGACTAA
- a CDS encoding glycosyltransferase family 39 protein — protein MANIFRKVDAVKIILITALVIGIVMRISAWNDGEGNNILSVSRDSAMYNAIAKNIIAGKGYVGKDHMIARNGQPTAFYGPTYPLYLVFIYSIFGQSLKAVQISHLILELITGLLIYILGLRLFGRLQGAIAAFIYATSPEIIHYGFRIMTEIVYIFLEILVLLLIVGLLQREKPTLRTLALAGIVFGIAYLCRQTIFLLPIVFIPIMWLKYMKNGYIWMLKSVAVFLICAGVVLAPWVVRNYITFGEVIIGTTTGPATLWWGMLEDKGTPLSILEKRYRDEHPKMNEVQMAHQMSKEAKYALLRMTKDEIIGKVINRPRRLFGYPKKIIDPKALKQTATGIAYSLLGVLGMAGLFIGSRGRYDRLVIPVFTLSVVGLHLLTHATFRYLMPEVPLLALGLGNFIVYIATAAKRRTKQLRGSYLTAS, from the coding sequence GTGGCCAATATCTTTCGCAAGGTAGATGCTGTAAAAATCATACTAATTACCGCGCTAGTCATCGGAATCGTGATGCGCATTAGTGCCTGGAATGATGGCGAAGGCAACAATATATTAAGCGTATCGCGAGACTCAGCTATGTATAATGCCATTGCTAAAAATATAATTGCCGGAAAAGGCTATGTTGGGAAAGACCATATGATCGCAAGAAACGGTCAGCCAACGGCATTTTACGGTCCTACCTATCCACTTTATCTGGTTTTCATATATTCGATATTCGGACAATCGCTAAAAGCGGTGCAAATATCTCATTTAATCCTTGAGCTTATCACGGGCTTATTAATTTATATATTGGGGTTAAGGCTTTTTGGGAGATTACAAGGGGCGATTGCGGCCTTTATTTATGCAACCTCACCGGAGATTATTCATTACGGCTTCAGGATAATGACGGAAATAGTTTACATATTCCTGGAGATCCTGGTTTTGCTGCTGATTGTGGGTCTGTTGCAGAGAGAGAAGCCAACGCTTCGGACGCTGGCTTTAGCTGGTATTGTGTTTGGGATAGCCTATTTATGTAGGCAAACAATATTTTTACTGCCGATTGTATTTATACCTATCATGTGGCTCAAGTATATGAAAAACGGTTATATTTGGATGCTAAAATCCGTTGCAGTATTTTTGATATGTGCAGGCGTTGTACTGGCGCCATGGGTGGTGAGAAATTACATAACGTTTGGCGAAGTGATAATAGGGACGACAACAGGCCCGGCCACCCTTTGGTGGGGTATGCTTGAAGATAAAGGAACACCGTTAAGCATTTTAGAGAAGAGGTACCGCGATGAGCACCCAAAAATGAACGAGGTCCAAATGGCCCACCAAATGTCCAAGGAAGCAAAGTATGCGCTGCTTCGCATGACAAAAGATGAGATTATCGGAAAAGTAATAAATCGTCCGCGTCGGCTTTTCGGATACCCCAAAAAAATTATCGATCCGAAAGCACTAAAACAGACTGCAACAGGCATTGCTTATTCTCTACTGGGAGTGTTAGGTATGGCCGGGCTTTTTATTGGCTCTCGCGGCAGGTATGACAGGCTGGTTATACCGGTGTTCACGCTGTCGGTGGTTGGGCTTCACCTTTTGACACATGCCACATTCAGGTATCTGATGCCCGAAGTTCCACTTCTTGCACTTGGCCTTGGAAACTTTATCGTCTATATTGCGACTGCAGCAAAAAGACGAACAAAGCAGTTACGGGGTAGCTATTTGACTGCTTCTTAG
- a CDS encoding CTP synthase produces the protein MAKHVFVTGGVVSSLGKGITAASLGRLLKSRGFKVTIQKLDPYLNVDPGTMSPFQHGEVFVTDDGTETDLDLGHYERFTDEELGRDSNVTAGQIYWSIVTKERRGEFLGGTVQVIPHVTNEIKQRILNLATDDDKHIVITEVGGTVGDIESLPFLEAIRQFKKDVGKENVLYIHVTLVPYIESSSELKTKPTQHSVKELRSIGIQPDIIVARSDRPIDDAIKRKIGLFCDIEASNVISAIDAEHLYVIPLRLHEEGLDDIVVDCLQLKNGEADLSEWKDLVDRIKRVEHSVKIGLVGKYVQLPDAYLSVVEALKHGGYYNNTDVEIVWVDAETTSFDEVERQLLEVDGVLVPGGFGIRGIEGKIKAVRVARENKIPFFGICLGLQCAVVEYARNVVGLEGANSSEFDPETPHPVIDLLPEQKAIEDMGGTMRLGAYPCNIAAGTFASAAYGVRQIHERHRHRYEVNNDYLESLKNAGLVLSGLSPDGRLVEIIEIKDHPWFVGTQFHPEFKSRPTRPHPLFRDFIKAALKYSLEKPRVDAIDKIKM, from the coding sequence TTGGCTAAACATGTCTTTGTAACCGGTGGAGTTGTATCATCGTTGGGCAAAGGAATAACCGCGGCCTCCCTGGGCAGATTGTTAAAAAGCCGGGGATTCAAGGTAACGATACAGAAACTCGATCCCTATCTTAATGTTGACCCCGGAACCATGAGCCCGTTCCAGCACGGAGAAGTGTTCGTTACAGATGACGGAACGGAAACCGATCTAGACCTCGGTCACTATGAGAGGTTTACAGATGAAGAGTTGGGTAGGGACAGCAATGTCACAGCCGGACAGATTTACTGGTCGATAGTAACCAAGGAAAGAAGGGGCGAATTTCTAGGCGGAACCGTCCAGGTTATACCGCATGTTACTAATGAGATAAAGCAGCGTATCCTTAACTTAGCAACGGATGATGACAAACACATTGTAATAACAGAAGTTGGCGGAACTGTTGGTGACATTGAAAGTTTGCCCTTCCTGGAAGCGATAAGGCAGTTTAAAAAGGATGTAGGAAAAGAGAACGTCCTTTATATACATGTAACGTTAGTCCCCTATATAGAATCCTCCTCTGAGCTTAAAACCAAGCCGACGCAGCATAGCGTAAAGGAACTGCGAAGTATTGGTATACAGCCGGATATCATTGTTGCCAGGTCGGATCGGCCCATAGATGACGCGATAAAGAGAAAGATCGGCCTATTCTGCGATATAGAGGCTTCAAATGTGATCTCAGCAATTGACGCAGAGCACCTATACGTTATTCCGTTGAGACTGCACGAAGAGGGACTGGACGATATTGTGGTTGATTGTCTGCAGCTAAAAAACGGTGAAGCAGACTTAAGCGAGTGGAAAGACCTGGTCGATCGAATAAAAAGGGTTGAGCATAGCGTAAAAATCGGCCTTGTTGGGAAATATGTTCAGCTGCCCGATGCATATCTTAGCGTTGTGGAGGCCTTAAAACATGGCGGTTATTACAACAATACCGATGTAGAGATTGTATGGGTCGATGCTGAGACTACAAGTTTTGACGAAGTTGAGAGGCAGCTTTTGGAGGTTGATGGAGTTTTAGTTCCCGGTGGCTTCGGCATAAGAGGTATTGAGGGCAAGATTAAAGCGGTTAGGGTTGCAAGAGAAAATAAAATCCCGTTCTTTGGTATCTGCCTGGGGCTTCAGTGCGCGGTTGTTGAGTATGCGAGAAATGTTGTTGGCCTGGAGGGCGCAAACAGCTCGGAGTTTGATCCGGAAACGCCACATCCAGTTATCGACTTGTTGCCAGAACAAAAAGCTATTGAAGACATGGGGGGCACAATGAGGCTCGGTGCATACCCATGCAATATAGCAGCTGGTACATTTGCCAGCGCTGCATATGGTGTAAGGCAGATACATGAGAGACATCGACACCGCTATGAAGTAAATAACGACTATCTTGAATCACTTAAAAATGCTGGGCTTGTGCTAAGTGGGTTATCTCCTGATGGCCGTCTGGTTGAGATCATAGAGATTAAAGACCATCCATGGTTTGTTGGAACGCAATTCCATCCGGAATTCAAATCGCGTCCGACGAGGCCACACCCACTATTTAGGGACTTCATTAAAGCTGCCCTAAAATACAGTCTGGAAAAGCCAAGGGTAGATGCAATAGATAAAATAAAAATGTAA
- a CDS encoding M20/M25/M40 family metallo-hydrolase, whose amino-acid sequence MVDENRVVRIFENLTRIYSPSYKERTIADHIKGYVEALGFLAFEDEAGSAVGSNAGNIIVTIPGNTAGPSIMFASHMDTVEPAQGVEPVIENGVIKSSGETILGGDDKAGIAAMLELISVLAGKSVSHGPIHLIFTIAEEVGLEGAKNLDLSDKHIDFAYVLDSNGKVGNIVVSAPYQDSFIAEFKGRAAHAGLAPDDGINAITAAAKAIGYMKLGRIDEETTANVGVIEGGRAANIVAERAKVVAEARSIDVKKLEKQSEEMIACFEKGARETGAQVSIKRYRPYEGYSLTESDEVVKRAIGALNRLGISYNLIKSGGGSDTNIFNAMGINAVNLGIGVELVHTTDEYIPIAELKNLAALLVEIVKV is encoded by the coding sequence ATGGTTGATGAAAATCGGGTGGTCAGAATCTTTGAAAACCTGACCAGAATCTATAGCCCAAGTTATAAAGAACGAACTATAGCAGACCATATAAAAGGTTATGTTGAAGCCCTTGGTTTTCTAGCCTTTGAGGATGAAGCAGGCAGCGCTGTCGGTTCGAACGCAGGAAATATTATTGTAACAATACCTGGAAATACTGCTGGGCCAAGCATTATGTTTGCTTCCCACATGGATACCGTTGAACCTGCTCAAGGCGTCGAGCCAGTTATAGAAAATGGTGTTATAAAAAGCAGCGGTGAAACTATCCTAGGCGGCGACGATAAGGCAGGAATTGCTGCTATGCTAGAACTAATATCTGTTTTAGCCGGAAAATCTGTATCTCACGGTCCGATACATCTTATCTTTACTATTGCCGAGGAAGTTGGGCTTGAAGGTGCAAAGAATCTTGATTTAAGCGATAAACACATAGACTTTGCTTATGTTCTTGATTCAAACGGTAAAGTAGGAAACATTGTGGTAAGTGCGCCTTATCAGGATTCGTTTATTGCAGAGTTTAAAGGAAGGGCAGCTCACGCAGGTCTTGCGCCGGATGATGGAATCAATGCTATAACTGCGGCAGCTAAGGCCATAGGGTACATGAAACTGGGTAGGATAGATGAGGAAACCACCGCGAATGTGGGGGTTATCGAAGGTGGAAGGGCAGCAAATATTGTCGCAGAACGTGCAAAGGTTGTTGCCGAGGCAAGAAGCATTGATGTTAAAAAGCTGGAGAAGCAGTCCGAAGAAATGATCGCCTGTTTTGAAAAAGGAGCCAGAGAAACGGGTGCTCAGGTTAGTATAAAGCGATATCGTCCGTACGAAGGGTACTCGCTGACAGAGAGCGATGAGGTTGTAAAAAGAGCTATCGGTGCATTAAACAGGCTTGGAATATCTTATAATCTGATAAAGAGCGGCGGCGGGAGCGATACGAATATATTTAATGCGATGGGCATAAATGCTGTCAATTTGGGCATAGGGGTTGAGTTGGTGCACACTACCGACGAATACATTCCGATTGCTGAGTTGAAGAATCTGGCAGCGCTCCTAGTGGAAATTGTAAAGGTATGA